Proteins encoded by one window of Bacteroidales bacterium:
- a CDS encoding GntR family transcriptional regulator: MFKFNFIVNDKSRKLKWIQLEEYLIDIIQKRECTLGSRLPSVSEANKMFSVSRDTVLATYRSLQDKGIISSQPGKGYYITSYKTNNKLKIFIFFDAMNQYKETLYRSLLSGLGKNYETDIAFHYYNEQLFRSLIETYEKDYGFFVLMPHFNKDVTDCIKMIPPHKLLLLDAFPNSLGKEYAAVYQDFNDDVYKGLHSLLKSLKKYTSLTVIYNDRFQFMPDSLIDGIRRFAYDFKIPLQISQNFIFSDLSKGTCYMAISDRDLAEVIKSADHKKLKIGKDIGLLSFDDTPLKEVLAGGITTISTDFALMGVQAAKLIKQRRIQQIPNPSYVAYRKSL, translated from the coding sequence ATGTTTAAATTCAATTTTATCGTTAATGATAAATCCAGGAAATTAAAATGGATTCAGTTGGAGGAATATCTGATTGATATTATTCAAAAAAGAGAATGTACACTTGGATCGCGGTTACCATCTGTCAGTGAGGCCAATAAGATGTTTTCCGTTTCCCGTGATACTGTTTTAGCTACTTATCGTTCATTACAGGATAAAGGTATTATAAGTTCGCAACCTGGGAAAGGATATTATATAACCTCTTACAAAACGAATAATAAGTTAAAGATTTTTATATTTTTCGATGCAATGAATCAATATAAAGAAACACTTTATCGTTCTTTGTTATCCGGGTTAGGGAAAAACTACGAAACAGATATTGCTTTCCATTATTATAATGAACAACTCTTTCGTTCCCTGATAGAAACCTATGAAAAAGATTATGGTTTTTTTGTGTTGATGCCTCATTTTAATAAGGATGTAACGGATTGTATAAAAATGATCCCTCCTCATAAATTACTGTTGCTTGATGCTTTTCCTAACTCATTAGGAAAGGAATATGCAGCAGTATATCAGGACTTTAATGATGATGTTTATAAAGGATTGCATTCATTATTGAAAAGTTTAAAAAAATATACCTCGCTTACAGTTATCTATAATGACCGGTTCCAGTTTATGCCTGATTCCCTTATTGATGGAATCAGGCGTTTCGCATATGATTTTAAAATACCCTTACAAATTTCACAGAATTTTATTTTCTCGGATTTATCAAAGGGAACCTGCTATATGGCTATTTCCGACAGGGATCTGGCCGAAGTGATCAAATCAGCAGACCATAAAAAACTCAAAATAGGAAAAGATATTGGTTTACTGAGTTTTGATGATACACCTTTAAAAGAAGTATTGGCAGGGGGAATCACCACGATCTCCACTGATTTCGCCCTCATGGGAGTACAGGCAGCCAAACTGATAAAACAGAGGAGAATACAACAAATTCCCAACCCTTCTTATGTAGCATACCGTAAATCATTATAA